One segment of Onychomys torridus chromosome 3, mOncTor1.1, whole genome shotgun sequence DNA contains the following:
- the Zc3hav1l gene encoding zinc finger CCCH-type antiviral protein 1-like yields MADLTVCCAFLTKVLCAHGGRMFLQDLRGHVELSEAKLRAVLRRAGPERFLLQEVELRDGPWDPEAEVAAGAGAGGGATACRVVAVSSARLCARYQRGECQACDQLHLCRRHMLGKCPHRDCWSTCALSHDIHTPVNIQVMKNRGLFGLNEAQLRILLLQNDPCLFPEVCLLYNKGGDVLYGYCNLRDKCNKFHVCKSFVRGECTLQTCKRSHKLIHATTLKLLEDQELSVSSVVNFQIITVYKHTKLHKMLEDKDSAPSAGHSQGLEKQGAPGAGAAEARPLAPAPAQSPRKSQ; encoded by the exons ATGGCGGACCTCACGGTATGCTGCGCGTTCCTCACCAAGGTGCTGTGCGCTCACGGCGGCCGCATGTTCCTGCAGGACCTGCGCGGCCACGTGGAGCTGTCGGAGGCGAAGCTGCGGGCCGTGCTGCGGCGCGCGGGCCCCGAGCGCTTCCTGCTGCAGGAGGTGGAGCTGCGCGACGGCCCGTGGGACCCAGAGGCCGAGGTGGCGGCGGGCGCGGGCGCGGGTGGCGGCGCCACGGCCTGCAGGGTGGTGGCCGTGTCCTCCGCGCGCCTCTGCGCCCGCTATCAACGCGGGGAGTGCCAGGCCTGCGACCAGCTGCACTTGTGTCGCCgtcacatgctgggcaagtgcccCCACCGCGACtgctg GTCTACCTGCGCCCTGTCCCATGATATCCACACGCCTGTCAACATCCAAGTCATGAAAAACCGCGGGCTTTTTGGCCTCAATGAAGCCCAGCTTCGAATCCTGCTTTTGCAGAATGATCCCTGCCTTTTCCCAGAG GTCTGTTTGCTGTACAACAAAGGCGGTGATGTCCTTTATGGCTACTGCAACCTCAGGGACAAATGCAACAAGTTTCATGTGTGCAAATCCTTTGTCCGGGGTGAATGCACACTTCAGACCTGCAAGCGGTCCCACAAGCTCATTCACGCTACCACCCTGAAGTTGTTAGAGGACCAAGAACTGAGTGTCTCAAGTGTCGTGAACTTCCAGATAATCACCGTCTACAAACATACGAAGCTGCACAAGATGCTTGAAGATAAAG aCAGCGCGCCCTCTGCCGGGCACTCACAAGGCCTTGAGAAGCAAGGGgcccctggggctggggctgcagaagccaggcctctggcccctgcccctgcccaaTCACCCAGGAAGTCCCAGTGA